A portion of the Aricia agestis chromosome 1, ilAriAges1.1, whole genome shotgun sequence genome contains these proteins:
- the LOC121725578 gene encoding patronin isoform X3 — MDRKERSLINMEATDTVDTKQSKQRASIKWLLAKAFNNRVPENLQEPFYRDHEDQEHLKPTIVGGLANAELYCLALANMYSDPNYHSLNHWNILQTLARKGVHVPDPPDCALTETVLIQTNPLKMSAHVAVIEAVMALYAREVVTLDRVSAAAQRFGTSQPLVGSAVPHEDGLLCWINAACTALNKAEDNSSQHVPTVKSLQELCDGTALAALISFYCPDALPRSAVRVGRMASIQDCLHNLMLVYDFCRTSLPHNVFHMMPEDVTYMRGSMRQNLIAMLADLFNMLEVHPVKSVKYPGSGARGDCNAHGVRHKRCLPPPPPVAIPELREHAAPPSPHAAQFAVPRSPSACAIRPRGPANRSSCSTPERRSCSPQREEFVVHSRKAITTLSAMARRDDENVVEQSAAGRPSKWAGSREASFAGRRSRRGSVSDDSQLTVENFGGSQDRLHFAGRNPEKELATFQTARKISAPAGPLDHNPPLRSSRQDIRGSIQFFHGDFHNGSPEDRFSRQHSVERDDRYSRQQSVERDDRYNRQQNVERDERYSRQHSIERDWARGGGDGGERDAPDGDAKTSFADLKVRSNGDQSPFHLGDGDPMIGTERRKTSFSTPPANTTTWQQQFMQQETQPNGDDGSAATSPNSGQAMAAQLNNIRLKLEEKRRRIELDKRRVELAASKQRQQLGQQAFLQAVTRGKGARTPADDGPAESQSDISDSASQAADTVALEQYQQSIAKMNSSLQDIQSDIARLASQQSQLQQQQQHHLQQQQQQQAQQLQQQLQQQQLQLQQQLQQQQQQLQQQQQAKQLFQPPSQLPQSPFQQQYQPNIPQLHSQFSSQHNVSRQPLNAFGSSPHIPRDFHQNQQYENTQQNAQQTVQNNYQYRYRDIDQEFGRQQFYLHDTPAQPQRKTWAQHAQQQQENAELRGWQLHQQNHQPQQYQQATPEPQRTWKSPSPQPPPERNWNPQGFVLHDRTNQPFQVHYNSDRYQNGTENARDSQNHLSYTVINANQYASQSPPLSSPRRSRTPQRQGSLPEVRGRGEPPVSLHQLHAPGAAPAPAPAPTPDDMEPQNISFIGNAEDDALRQGINRLNISSGTRTYRIPSPTRPSLSRNSFQQLEDEAEQNEKGFYISFDNDQPKRPKPPLRAKRGSPRKERSEYASPERSPENAWDERLQPEEPFVVHRSAARDAMRSDDVSDRRETPPRERPQRVNSAEPAALVIGEMNPDPNSAEEMERKKERIMMLSLQRRQRQDEAKARAEAAAAAQRARDSAAAEVKAARKAEQARRREAILQQYKLKKALEEAEREGKVVDKSDYMESLRSGGGGGGGGGAARLRGKQPARARPKTIHVDSGALQAAEGMLGSKQPSSTNLTGTMRRDYYRGSTDNLADRSSMYRDSPVDERGGMSPSSASSGPLGRRGSCKTSRERVNDEPQSTRGRSKYSTYQNNFKAGRKSSSLMNLCDSGLGRATPPRRAASPGLRALGSPAGPGSGPGSLPGALPGGIGKRRPTHDDNSDVSSTHSSIMDYSGPRLYKQPATKSNRGIMLNAVEYCVFPGAVNAEAKRRVLEEIARSESKHFLVLFRDAGCQFRALYSYCPDTEHVTKLYGTGPKNVNDRMFDKFFKYNSGSKCFSQVHTKHLTVTIDAFTIHNSLWQGKKVQLPSKKDMALVI; from the exons TCGAAGCAGCGAGCGTCGATCAAATGGCTGCTGGCGAAGGCGTTTAACAACCGGGTACCGGAGAATCTTCAGGAGCCGTTCTATAGGGATCATGAG GATCAGGAGCACCTGAAGCCGACCATAGTGGGCGGGTTGGCCAACGCGGAGCTGTACTGCCTCGCGTTGGCCAACATGTACTCGGACCCCAACTACCACAGCCTCAACCACTGGAACATCCTGCAGACGCTGGCGCGGAAGGGAGTCCACGTGCCCGACCCGCCAGACTGTGCGCTCACCGAGACCGTGCTTATACAGACTAATCCGCTTAAAATG AGTGCGCACGTGGCGGTGATCGAGGCTGTGATGGCGCTGTACGCGCGCGAGGTGGTCACGCTGGACCGCGTGTCGGCGGCGGCGCAGCGCTTCGGCACCAGCCAGCCGCTGGTCGGCTCGGCGGTGCCGCACGAGGACGGCCTGCTGTGCTGGATCAACGCGGCGTGCACGGCACTCAATAAAGCTGAG GATAACAGTTCGCAACACGTGCCAACGGTGAAGAGTCTACAGGAGCTGTGTGACGGTACAGCGTTAGCGGCGCTGATATCCTTCTACTGTCCGGACGCGCTGCCGCGGTCAGCCGTGCGCGTTGGACGGATGGCCTCTATACAGGACTGTCTGCACAACCTCATGCTGGTTTACGACTTCTGCCGGACCAGCCTGCCGCATAACGTGTTTCATATGATGCCGGAGGACGTCACGTATATGCGAGG ATCGATGCGACAAAACTTAATAGCTATGCTGGCAGATCTGTTCAACATGTTGGAAGTTCATCCGGTGAAGTCAGTCAAGTACCCAGGTAGTGGCG CGCGCGGCGACTGCAACGCGCACGGCGTGCGGCACAAGCGGTgcctgccgccgccgccgccggtcGCTATCCCGGAGCTGCGCGAGCACGccgcgccgccgtcgccgcACGCCGCGCAGTTCGCAG TCCCGCGTTCCCCGTCCGCGTGCGCTATTCGTCCGCGCGGGCCCGCCAATAGGTCGTCCTGCTCAACGCCCGAGCGTCGCAGCTGTAGCCCGCAGCGGGAGGAGTTCGTGGTACACAGCCGGAAAGCCATCACCACGCTGTCGGCTATGGCCAGACGGGACGATGAAAATG TGGTAGAGCAAAGCGCAGCGGGCCGACCTTCTAAGTGGGCGGGGTCTCGAGAAGCCAGTTTCGCCGGCAGACGGTCGAGGCGGGGCTCCGTGTCCGATGACAGCCAACTGACTGTCGAAAACTTTGGAGGCTCCCAG GATCGGTTACACTTCGCTGGACGTAATCCCGAAAAAGAACTGGCAACATTTCAAACAGCTCGAAAAATATCCGCACCTGCAG GTCCGCTAGACCACAATCCCCCGCTGCGTTCCTCGCGCCAAGACATCCGAGGCTCGATTCAATTCTTTCACGGCGACTTCCACAACGGCTCGCCGGAGGATCGGTTCAGTCGCCAACACAGCGTCGAGCGAGACGATCGGTACAGTCGGCAGCAAAGCGTGGAACGAGACGATCGGTACAATCGCCAACAGAACGTCGAAAGAGACGAGCGGTACAGTCGCCAACACAGCATCGAGCGCGATTGGGCGCGCGGGGGCGGGGACGGCGGCGAGCGAGACGCCCCCGACGGCGACGCCAAGACGAGCTTCGCTGACCTCAAGGTCAGAAGCAACGGGGACCAGA gtCCGTTTCACTTGGGTGACGGCGATCCGATGATAGGAactgagcgacggaaaacttcATTCAGTACTCCTCCGGCCAACACTACTACTTGGCAACAACAGTTTATGCAACAGGAGACCCAGCCAA aCGGCGACGACGGTTCGGCGGCGACGTCGCCCAACAGCGGGCAGGCGATGGCGGCGCAGCTCAACAACATCCGACTGAAGCTGGAGGAGAAGCGGCGGCGTATCGAGCTGGACAAGCGGCGCGTGGAGCTCGCCGCCAGCAAGCAGCGCCAGCAGCTCGGCCAGCAGGCTTTCCTGCAGGCCGTTACCAGG GGTAAGGGCGCGCGAACACCCGCAGACGATGGCCCGGCCGAGTCACAGTCG GACATATCGGATTCTGCGAGTCAAGCTGCTGACACCGTGGCATTAGAACAGTACCAACAATCTATTGCGAA AATGAACTCCAGCCTGCAAGATATACAGAGTGATATCGCGAGGCTAGCTAGTCAACAGAGTCAGCTGCAGCAACAGCAGCAGCACCACCTCcaacagcagcagcagcagcaggcgCAGCAGCTTCAGCAACAGCTCCAACAACAGCAACTGCAGCTCCAGCAGCAGTTGCAGCAGCAACAGCAGCAGTTGCAGCAGCAGCAACAAGCCAAACAGCTGTTTCAACCTCCGTCACAATTACCACAATCGCCTTTTCAACAACAGTATCAACCGAACATTCCACAACTG CACAGCCAATTCAGCTCACAGCACAATGTGTCGCGGCAACCGCTCAACGCATTCGGCTCCTCACCACACATTCCGCGCGACTTCCATCAGAACCAACAGTACGAAAACACGCAACAGAACGCCCAGCAAACTGTCCAAAACAATTATCAGTATCGGTATAGGGATATAGACCAAGAGTTTGGACGGCAGCAGTTCTATTTGCACGACACGCCCGCACAACCCCAGAGGAAGACTTGGGCGCAGCATGCACAGCAGCAGCAGGAAAATGCGGAGCTGCGAGGTTGGCAG cTTCATCAACAAAACCACCAGCCCCAGCAGTACCAGCAGGCGACGCCCGAGCCCCAGAGGACGTGGAAGTCGCCGTCGCCCCAGCCTCCTCCCGAACGAAATTGGAATCCGCAAGGTTTCGTTCTCCACGATAGAACGAATCAACCCTTCCAAGTGCACTACAACTCCGATCGATACCAGAACGGTACCGAAAACGCGCGAGACTCCCAAAACCACTTAAGCTACACTGTGATAAATGCCAACCAGTACGCGTCCCAGTCCCCGCCCCTGTCGAGCCCGCGGCGGTCGAGGACGCCGCAGCGGCAGGGCTCCCTGCCGGAGGTGCGGGGGCGAGGCGAGCCGCCTGTCAGCCTGCACCAGCTGCACGCGCCcggcgccgcgcccgcgcccgcccccgccccgaCGCCCGACGACATGGAGCCGCAGAACATCTCCTTCATCGGCAATGCCGAAGACGACGCGCTCCGGCAGGGCATCAACAGACTGAACATCTCGTCGGGCACGCGGACCTACCGGATCCCGTCGCCGACGAGGCCCTCGCTCAGCAGAAACTCCTTCCAGCAGCTCGAAGATGAGGCCGAGCAGAACGAGAAGGGCTTCTACATATCGTTCGACAACGACCAGCCCAAGAGACCGAAGCCCCCCCTCCGAGCCAAGCGGGGATCGCCGAGAAAGGAGCGCAGCGAGTACGCGAGCCCGGAGCGGAGCCCCGAGAACGCGTGGGACGAGCGCCTGCAGCCCGAGGAGCCGTTCGTGGTGCACCGCAGTGCGGCGCGGGACGCGATGCGATCTGATGACGTTTCCGACAGAAGAGAAACGCCACCCAGAGAGCGACCGCAGCGCGTCAACAGCGCCGAGCCCGCCGCCTTAGTTATAGGCGAAATGAACCCTGACCCT AACTCGGCGGAGGAGATGGAGCGTAAGAAGGAGCGGATCATGATGCTGTCGCTGCAGCGGCGGCAGCGGCAGGACGAGGCGAAGGCGCGGGcggaggcggcggcggcggcgcagcGCGCGCGGGACTCCGCCGCGGCCGAAGTGAAGGCGGCGCGCAAGGCCGAGCAGGCGCGCCGACGCGAGGCCATCCTGCAGCAGTACAAGCTCAAGAAGGCGCTGGAGGAGGCGGAGCGGGAG GGCAAAGTAGTCGACAAGTCTGATTACATGGAGTCGCTacggagcggcggcggcggtggaggcggcggcggcgcggcgcgccttCGCGGCAAACAGCCGGCGCGCGCGCGGCCCAAGACCATACACGTGGACAGCGGCGCGCTGCAGGCGGCTGAGGGCATGCTCGGCTCTAAACAGCCATCGTCTACTAACCTCACCG GCACCATGCGCCGAGACTACTATCGCGGCTCCACAGACAACTTGGCGGATAGATCGTCAATGTACCGTG ACTCGCCGGTGGACGAGCGCGGCGGCATGTCTCCCAGCAGCGCGTCGAGCGGCCCGCTCGGCCGGCGCGGCTCGTGCAAGACCTCGCGAG AGCGTGTGAATGATGAACCACAGTCGACACGTGGAAGGTCTAAATATTCCACTTACCAGAATAACTTTAAGGCGGGAAGGAAATCTAGCTCTCTTATGAACTTGTGCG ACTCGGGGCTCGGGCGCGCGACTCCGCCCCGGCGCGCGGCGTCGCCAGGCCTGCGCGCGCTGGGCTCGCCCGCGGGGCCCGGCTCGGGGCCCGGCTCCCTGCCGGGGGCCCTGCCCGGGGGCATCGGCAAGCGGAGGCCCACCCATGACGACAACTCCGACGTCTCGTCCACGCACTCCTCCATCATGGACTACTCGG GTCCGCGGCTATACAAGCAGCCGGCGACGAAGTCTAACCGCGGCATAATGCTAAACGCGGTGGAGTACTGCGTGTTCCCCGGCGCCGTCAACGCGGAGGCCAAGCGGCGCGTGCTGGAGGAGATCGCGCGCTCCGAGAGCAAGCATTTCCTCGTGCTGTTCCGCGACGCCGGCTGCCAGTTCCGGGCGCTGTACAGCTACTGCCCCGACACGGAACACGTCACCAAGCTGTACGGCACCGGCCCCAAGAACGTCAACGATCGAATGTTCGATAAGTTCTTCAA ataCAACTCCGGTAGCAAATGTTTCTCGCAAGTCCACACGAAGCATCTGACGGTGACGATCGACGCGTTCACGATACACAACTCGCTGTGGCAGGGCAAGAAGGTGCAGCTGCCCAGCAAGAAGGATATGGCGCTCGTGATATAG
- the LOC121725578 gene encoding patronin isoform X6, with amino-acid sequence MVAIASASGYGTLRRFLSAPEGQEAQNTSVVPSTSVAVSSKQRASIKWLLAKAFNNRVPENLQEPFYRDHEDQEHLKPTIVGGLANAELYCLALANMYSDPNYHSLNHWNILQTLARKGVHVPDPPDCALTETVLIQTNPLKMSAHVAVIEAVMALYAREVVTLDRVSAAAQRFGTSQPLVGSAVPHEDGLLCWINAACTALNKAEDNSSQHVPTVKSLQELCDGTALAALISFYCPDALPRSAVRVGRMASIQDCLHNLMLVYDFCRTSLPHNVFHMMPEDVTYMRGSMRQNLIAMLADLFNMLEVHPVKSVKYPGSGVPRSPSACAIRPRGPANRSSCSTPERRSCSPQREEFVVHSRKAITTLSAMARRDDENVVEQSAAGRPSKWAGSREASFAGRRSRRGSVSDDSQLTVENFGGSQDRLHFAGRNPEKELATFQTARKISAPAGPLDHNPPLRSSRQDIRGSIQFFHGDFHNGSPEDRFSRQHSVERDDRYSRQQSVERDDRYNRQQNVERDERYSRQHSIERDWARGGGDGGERDAPDGDAKTSFADLKVRSNGDQSPFHLGDGDPMIGTERRKTSFSTPPANTTTWQQQFMQQETQPNGDDGSAATSPNSGQAMAAQLNNIRLKLEEKRRRIELDKRRVELAASKQRQQLGQQAFLQAVTRGKGARTPADDGPAESQSDISDSASQAADTVALEQYQQSIAKMNSSLQDIQSDIARLASQQSQLQQQQQHHLQQQQQQQAQQLQQQLQQQQLQLQQQLQQQQQQLQQQQQAKQLFQPPSQLPQSPFQQQYQPNIPQLHSQFSSQHNVSRQPLNAFGSSPHIPRDFHQNQQYENTQQNAQQTVQNNYQYRYRDIDQEFGRQQFYLHDTPAQPQRKTWAQHAQQQQENAELRGWQLHQQNHQPQQYQQATPEPQRTWKSPSPQPPPERNWNPQGFVLHDRTNQPFQVHYNSDRYQNGTENARDSQNHLSYTVINANQYASQSPPLSSPRRSRTPQRQGSLPEVRGRGEPPVSLHQLHAPGAAPAPAPAPTPDDMEPQNISFIGNAEDDALRQGINRLNISSGTRTYRIPSPTRPSLSRNSFQQLEDEAEQNEKGFYISFDNDQPKRPKPPLRAKRGSPRKERSEYASPERSPENAWDERLQPEEPFVVHRSAARDAMRSDDVSDRRETPPRERPQRVNSAEPAALVIGEMNPDPNSAEEMERKKERIMMLSLQRRQRQDEAKARAEAAAAAQRARDSAAAEVKAARKAEQARRREAILQQYKLKKALEEAEREGKVVDKSDYMESLRSGGGGGGGGGAARLRGKQPARARPKTIHVDSGALQAAEGMLGSKQPSSTNLTGTMRRDYYRGSTDNLADRSSMYRDSPVDERGGMSPSSASSGPLGRRGSCKTSRERVNDEPQSTRGRSKYSTYQNNFKAGRKSSSLMNLCDSGLGRATPPRRAASPGLRALGSPAGPGSGPGSLPGALPGGIGKRRPTHDDNSDVSSTHSSIMDYSGPRLYKQPATKSNRGIMLNAVEYCVFPGAVNAEAKRRVLEEIARSESKHFLVLFRDAGCQFRALYSYCPDTEHVTKLYGTGPKNVNDRMFDKFFKYNSGSKCFSQVHTKHLTVTIDAFTIHNSLWQGKKVQLPSKKDMALVI; translated from the exons TCGAAGCAGCGAGCGTCGATCAAATGGCTGCTGGCGAAGGCGTTTAACAACCGGGTACCGGAGAATCTTCAGGAGCCGTTCTATAGGGATCATGAG GATCAGGAGCACCTGAAGCCGACCATAGTGGGCGGGTTGGCCAACGCGGAGCTGTACTGCCTCGCGTTGGCCAACATGTACTCGGACCCCAACTACCACAGCCTCAACCACTGGAACATCCTGCAGACGCTGGCGCGGAAGGGAGTCCACGTGCCCGACCCGCCAGACTGTGCGCTCACCGAGACCGTGCTTATACAGACTAATCCGCTTAAAATG AGTGCGCACGTGGCGGTGATCGAGGCTGTGATGGCGCTGTACGCGCGCGAGGTGGTCACGCTGGACCGCGTGTCGGCGGCGGCGCAGCGCTTCGGCACCAGCCAGCCGCTGGTCGGCTCGGCGGTGCCGCACGAGGACGGCCTGCTGTGCTGGATCAACGCGGCGTGCACGGCACTCAATAAAGCTGAG GATAACAGTTCGCAACACGTGCCAACGGTGAAGAGTCTACAGGAGCTGTGTGACGGTACAGCGTTAGCGGCGCTGATATCCTTCTACTGTCCGGACGCGCTGCCGCGGTCAGCCGTGCGCGTTGGACGGATGGCCTCTATACAGGACTGTCTGCACAACCTCATGCTGGTTTACGACTTCTGCCGGACCAGCCTGCCGCATAACGTGTTTCATATGATGCCGGAGGACGTCACGTATATGCGAGG ATCGATGCGACAAAACTTAATAGCTATGCTGGCAGATCTGTTCAACATGTTGGAAGTTCATCCGGTGAAGTCAGTCAAGTACCCAGGTAGTGGCG TCCCGCGTTCCCCGTCCGCGTGCGCTATTCGTCCGCGCGGGCCCGCCAATAGGTCGTCCTGCTCAACGCCCGAGCGTCGCAGCTGTAGCCCGCAGCGGGAGGAGTTCGTGGTACACAGCCGGAAAGCCATCACCACGCTGTCGGCTATGGCCAGACGGGACGATGAAAATG TGGTAGAGCAAAGCGCAGCGGGCCGACCTTCTAAGTGGGCGGGGTCTCGAGAAGCCAGTTTCGCCGGCAGACGGTCGAGGCGGGGCTCCGTGTCCGATGACAGCCAACTGACTGTCGAAAACTTTGGAGGCTCCCAG GATCGGTTACACTTCGCTGGACGTAATCCCGAAAAAGAACTGGCAACATTTCAAACAGCTCGAAAAATATCCGCACCTGCAG GTCCGCTAGACCACAATCCCCCGCTGCGTTCCTCGCGCCAAGACATCCGAGGCTCGATTCAATTCTTTCACGGCGACTTCCACAACGGCTCGCCGGAGGATCGGTTCAGTCGCCAACACAGCGTCGAGCGAGACGATCGGTACAGTCGGCAGCAAAGCGTGGAACGAGACGATCGGTACAATCGCCAACAGAACGTCGAAAGAGACGAGCGGTACAGTCGCCAACACAGCATCGAGCGCGATTGGGCGCGCGGGGGCGGGGACGGCGGCGAGCGAGACGCCCCCGACGGCGACGCCAAGACGAGCTTCGCTGACCTCAAGGTCAGAAGCAACGGGGACCAGA gtCCGTTTCACTTGGGTGACGGCGATCCGATGATAGGAactgagcgacggaaaacttcATTCAGTACTCCTCCGGCCAACACTACTACTTGGCAACAACAGTTTATGCAACAGGAGACCCAGCCAA aCGGCGACGACGGTTCGGCGGCGACGTCGCCCAACAGCGGGCAGGCGATGGCGGCGCAGCTCAACAACATCCGACTGAAGCTGGAGGAGAAGCGGCGGCGTATCGAGCTGGACAAGCGGCGCGTGGAGCTCGCCGCCAGCAAGCAGCGCCAGCAGCTCGGCCAGCAGGCTTTCCTGCAGGCCGTTACCAGG GGTAAGGGCGCGCGAACACCCGCAGACGATGGCCCGGCCGAGTCACAGTCG GACATATCGGATTCTGCGAGTCAAGCTGCTGACACCGTGGCATTAGAACAGTACCAACAATCTATTGCGAA AATGAACTCCAGCCTGCAAGATATACAGAGTGATATCGCGAGGCTAGCTAGTCAACAGAGTCAGCTGCAGCAACAGCAGCAGCACCACCTCcaacagcagcagcagcagcaggcgCAGCAGCTTCAGCAACAGCTCCAACAACAGCAACTGCAGCTCCAGCAGCAGTTGCAGCAGCAACAGCAGCAGTTGCAGCAGCAGCAACAAGCCAAACAGCTGTTTCAACCTCCGTCACAATTACCACAATCGCCTTTTCAACAACAGTATCAACCGAACATTCCACAACTG CACAGCCAATTCAGCTCACAGCACAATGTGTCGCGGCAACCGCTCAACGCATTCGGCTCCTCACCACACATTCCGCGCGACTTCCATCAGAACCAACAGTACGAAAACACGCAACAGAACGCCCAGCAAACTGTCCAAAACAATTATCAGTATCGGTATAGGGATATAGACCAAGAGTTTGGACGGCAGCAGTTCTATTTGCACGACACGCCCGCACAACCCCAGAGGAAGACTTGGGCGCAGCATGCACAGCAGCAGCAGGAAAATGCGGAGCTGCGAGGTTGGCAG cTTCATCAACAAAACCACCAGCCCCAGCAGTACCAGCAGGCGACGCCCGAGCCCCAGAGGACGTGGAAGTCGCCGTCGCCCCAGCCTCCTCCCGAACGAAATTGGAATCCGCAAGGTTTCGTTCTCCACGATAGAACGAATCAACCCTTCCAAGTGCACTACAACTCCGATCGATACCAGAACGGTACCGAAAACGCGCGAGACTCCCAAAACCACTTAAGCTACACTGTGATAAATGCCAACCAGTACGCGTCCCAGTCCCCGCCCCTGTCGAGCCCGCGGCGGTCGAGGACGCCGCAGCGGCAGGGCTCCCTGCCGGAGGTGCGGGGGCGAGGCGAGCCGCCTGTCAGCCTGCACCAGCTGCACGCGCCcggcgccgcgcccgcgcccgcccccgccccgaCGCCCGACGACATGGAGCCGCAGAACATCTCCTTCATCGGCAATGCCGAAGACGACGCGCTCCGGCAGGGCATCAACAGACTGAACATCTCGTCGGGCACGCGGACCTACCGGATCCCGTCGCCGACGAGGCCCTCGCTCAGCAGAAACTCCTTCCAGCAGCTCGAAGATGAGGCCGAGCAGAACGAGAAGGGCTTCTACATATCGTTCGACAACGACCAGCCCAAGAGACCGAAGCCCCCCCTCCGAGCCAAGCGGGGATCGCCGAGAAAGGAGCGCAGCGAGTACGCGAGCCCGGAGCGGAGCCCCGAGAACGCGTGGGACGAGCGCCTGCAGCCCGAGGAGCCGTTCGTGGTGCACCGCAGTGCGGCGCGGGACGCGATGCGATCTGATGACGTTTCCGACAGAAGAGAAACGCCACCCAGAGAGCGACCGCAGCGCGTCAACAGCGCCGAGCCCGCCGCCTTAGTTATAGGCGAAATGAACCCTGACCCT AACTCGGCGGAGGAGATGGAGCGTAAGAAGGAGCGGATCATGATGCTGTCGCTGCAGCGGCGGCAGCGGCAGGACGAGGCGAAGGCGCGGGcggaggcggcggcggcggcgcagcGCGCGCGGGACTCCGCCGCGGCCGAAGTGAAGGCGGCGCGCAAGGCCGAGCAGGCGCGCCGACGCGAGGCCATCCTGCAGCAGTACAAGCTCAAGAAGGCGCTGGAGGAGGCGGAGCGGGAG GGCAAAGTAGTCGACAAGTCTGATTACATGGAGTCGCTacggagcggcggcggcggtggaggcggcggcggcgcggcgcgccttCGCGGCAAACAGCCGGCGCGCGCGCGGCCCAAGACCATACACGTGGACAGCGGCGCGCTGCAGGCGGCTGAGGGCATGCTCGGCTCTAAACAGCCATCGTCTACTAACCTCACCG GCACCATGCGCCGAGACTACTATCGCGGCTCCACAGACAACTTGGCGGATAGATCGTCAATGTACCGTG ACTCGCCGGTGGACGAGCGCGGCGGCATGTCTCCCAGCAGCGCGTCGAGCGGCCCGCTCGGCCGGCGCGGCTCGTGCAAGACCTCGCGAG AGCGTGTGAATGATGAACCACAGTCGACACGTGGAAGGTCTAAATATTCCACTTACCAGAATAACTTTAAGGCGGGAAGGAAATCTAGCTCTCTTATGAACTTGTGCG ACTCGGGGCTCGGGCGCGCGACTCCGCCCCGGCGCGCGGCGTCGCCAGGCCTGCGCGCGCTGGGCTCGCCCGCGGGGCCCGGCTCGGGGCCCGGCTCCCTGCCGGGGGCCCTGCCCGGGGGCATCGGCAAGCGGAGGCCCACCCATGACGACAACTCCGACGTCTCGTCCACGCACTCCTCCATCATGGACTACTCGG GTCCGCGGCTATACAAGCAGCCGGCGACGAAGTCTAACCGCGGCATAATGCTAAACGCGGTGGAGTACTGCGTGTTCCCCGGCGCCGTCAACGCGGAGGCCAAGCGGCGCGTGCTGGAGGAGATCGCGCGCTCCGAGAGCAAGCATTTCCTCGTGCTGTTCCGCGACGCCGGCTGCCAGTTCCGGGCGCTGTACAGCTACTGCCCCGACACGGAACACGTCACCAAGCTGTACGGCACCGGCCCCAAGAACGTCAACGATCGAATGTTCGATAAGTTCTTCAA ataCAACTCCGGTAGCAAATGTTTCTCGCAAGTCCACACGAAGCATCTGACGGTGACGATCGACGCGTTCACGATACACAACTCGCTGTGGCAGGGCAAGAAGGTGCAGCTGCCCAGCAAGAAGGATATGGCGCTCGTGATATAG